From Armatimonadota bacterium, the proteins below share one genomic window:
- the rph gene encoding ribonuclease PH, whose amino-acid sequence MRSDGRAPDELRPVTITRRFLKNAEGSCLIEFGDTKVICAASVEDRVPPFLRDSGKGWVTAEYSMLPRATNTRTQRDPGKPNGRSLEIQRLIGRSLRSIVDLEAFGERTITLDCDVMQADGGTRTAAITGAYVALVDAFRWMMANRGLKRVPVANAVAAVSVGIVQSRDLLDLCYAEDSSAAVDMNVVMTSAGEFVEVQGTAEGLPFGRDRLNRLLDLAEGGVRTLLEAQKAALRDD is encoded by the coding sequence GTGCGTTCAGATGGCCGGGCACCCGATGAGTTGCGCCCCGTGACGATTACCCGCAGATTCCTCAAGAACGCCGAAGGCTCCTGCCTCATCGAGTTCGGCGATACCAAGGTCATCTGTGCGGCCAGTGTTGAGGATCGCGTGCCGCCTTTCCTGCGCGATTCCGGGAAGGGTTGGGTCACCGCCGAGTACTCTATGCTTCCGCGGGCAACCAATACCCGCACCCAACGCGATCCCGGAAAGCCCAACGGGCGCAGCCTTGAAATCCAGCGTCTCATCGGTCGCAGTCTGCGCTCAATCGTCGACCTCGAGGCCTTCGGCGAACGGACGATCACGCTCGACTGTGACGTGATGCAGGCAGATGGCGGTACACGCACCGCTGCAATTACCGGCGCCTACGTCGCCCTCGTGGATGCGTTTCGCTGGATGATGGCCAACCGCGGGCTGAAGCGCGTGCCTGTCGCCAACGCGGTCGCCGCCGTGAGCGTGGGGATTGTCCAAAGCCGCGATCTTTTAGACCTCTGTTACGCAGAGGATTCGTCCGCCGCGGTGGACATGAACGTGGTCATGACATCGGCGGGCGAATTTGTGGAAGTCCAAGGCACCGCCGAAGGCCTGCCGTTCGGGCGCGACCGGCTGAACCGCTTGCTCGACCTCGCCGAGGGCGGCGTCCGGACACTGCTTGAAGCCCAGAAAGCCGCCCTCCGGGACGACTGA
- a CDS encoding STAS domain-containing protein: MGFDISTEASQPDTVIIRFSGQFDFTHVATARAAIAETIEAGAHLIVINLDGLDYIDSAGLGVLVGTLARLRDRNGELAVVCRSPRIRRVFEITRLTQLISLMDSEAEALSVRVPQPS, from the coding sequence ATGGGTTTCGACATATCAACGGAGGCGTCACAGCCTGACACAGTGATCATTCGCTTTTCGGGGCAGTTTGATTTCACGCACGTCGCCACGGCACGGGCCGCCATCGCTGAGACGATTGAAGCAGGCGCGCACCTCATCGTCATCAACCTCGATGGGCTGGACTACATCGACAGCGCCGGCCTGGGCGTCCTCGTCGGAACCCTGGCGCGTCTGCGCGACCGGAATGGCGAGCTTGCCGTGGTGTGCCGGTCCCCCCGCATCCGCCGGGTGTTCGAGATTACCCGCCTCACCCAGTTGATATCGCTGATGGACTCCGAGGCAGAGGCTCTGTCCGTCCGCGTGCCGCAGCCGTCTTGA
- the holA gene encoding DNA polymerase III subunit delta codes for MANEKNHPVYFLKGKEAVLRNEALNSLIERFTDAAFRDFDLERIDGRDATAERVLSALGGVPFASEKRVVVVDDAQRMPTEEVEKIQKLLPKSIGAMSVVIFVAGETGEEKKGGDDNGGGKSAQKVAGIVRRLDSLCKSLGVVQKFDVLKPPEAARWLAAAVARTGKSMDTQARTELLARVGCDLGALAMELDKLAAFSGNRATITRDDVRTVVSESTEFSVFVMTDAICAGNAALALSTLHGLRANNEPALRILPMIAWQYRLVWQAKMMAEDRTAADRLPREKNLLKMGEWNREKAAKQARMVTWERLRRAFRLILDRDLALKGIEGPAADEDESLETLIVELCRKG; via the coding sequence ATGGCTAACGAAAAAAACCACCCCGTATACTTCCTGAAGGGCAAGGAGGCCGTTCTGCGCAACGAAGCGCTGAACTCCCTCATCGAGCGCTTTACGGACGCGGCATTCCGTGATTTCGACCTCGAGCGGATCGACGGGCGTGACGCCACGGCCGAGCGCGTCCTGTCCGCCCTGGGCGGTGTTCCTTTTGCGTCCGAGAAGCGCGTGGTCGTCGTCGACGATGCACAGAGGATGCCCACCGAGGAGGTCGAGAAGATCCAGAAACTCCTCCCGAAGAGCATCGGTGCGATGAGCGTGGTGATCTTCGTGGCAGGCGAAACGGGCGAGGAGAAAAAGGGCGGCGACGACAACGGTGGCGGGAAGTCAGCGCAGAAAGTAGCCGGCATCGTGCGGCGGCTGGACTCGCTCTGCAAATCACTAGGCGTAGTGCAGAAATTCGACGTCCTCAAGCCGCCCGAGGCGGCGCGCTGGCTCGCGGCCGCCGTGGCCCGGACCGGCAAGAGCATGGACACCCAGGCCCGGACCGAACTGCTCGCGCGCGTCGGGTGCGATCTGGGCGCCCTCGCCATGGAACTCGACAAGTTGGCGGCGTTCAGCGGCAACCGGGCGACCATCACGCGGGATGACGTGCGGACGGTTGTTTCCGAGAGCACGGAGTTCAGCGTCTTCGTGATGACAGACGCTATCTGCGCGGGGAACGCCGCCCTCGCGCTATCAACGCTGCACGGCCTGCGCGCCAACAACGAGCCCGCGCTGCGCATCCTCCCGATGATCGCGTGGCAGTACCGCCTCGTCTGGCAAGCGAAAATGATGGCCGAGGATCGAACCGCCGCTGACCGTCTTCCGCGCGAGAAGAACTTGTTGAAGATGGGGGAGTGGAACCGGGAAAAAGCAGCCAAGCAGGCGCGCATGGTTACGTGGGAGCGCCTGCGACGCGCCTTCCGGCTTATCCTGGACAGGGACCTGGCGCTGAAGGGGATCGAGGGGCCCGCCGCGGACGAGGACGAATCGCTCGAGACTCTCATCGTGGAATTGTGCCGGAAGGGCTGA
- a CDS encoding glycosyl hydrolase, giving the protein MPRVQTPAISTLALCCLLSATVLANPTTGVYRLTTRGQPGMCLDVYGFGNANGTAVQLWTANKTSNQQWLVEQQADGAYKIYAYSGRNSLQMLDCNNGVSTNGNSVTTWEDNGNTAQQWWFKDVGNGYYRIIPKNAGVTSNQTLEIRNGNSAKAGDTTDIYAYWGGDNQVFRLDWAGVAKVLPSPKKGLGGRETKVPYLNGAWYYTWGGDRPADAPSGAEFVPMVWGYYGNANNSQVNWLAGVKGQPGVRYLLGFNEPDNSTQANLSVAYALEGWQYMVGTGLPLGSPATVHADNQWMKDFMGGCATKGYRVDFVCIHWYGGNDPWGFLSHVDYIHNLYGKPVWITEFAPADWSGNRGISPAQCADFARTVLPELNRRDYVQRYAWFSAGTGDAALGAAALVNNDGTLTDLGRLYGRL; this is encoded by the coding sequence ATGCCCCGTGTTCAAACGCCTGCAATCTCAACACTGGCGCTCTGCTGTCTGCTCAGCGCGACCGTCCTCGCCAACCCCACCACGGGTGTCTACCGCCTCACCACGCGCGGCCAACCGGGCATGTGCCTGGACGTCTACGGCTTCGGAAACGCCAATGGCACGGCCGTTCAACTCTGGACCGCCAACAAGACGAGCAATCAGCAGTGGCTCGTCGAGCAGCAGGCCGACGGCGCCTACAAGATCTACGCCTACTCCGGCCGGAACTCCCTCCAGATGCTGGACTGCAATAACGGTGTGTCCACAAACGGCAACTCCGTCACGACCTGGGAGGACAACGGCAACACGGCGCAGCAATGGTGGTTCAAGGACGTTGGAAACGGCTACTACCGCATCATCCCGAAGAACGCAGGCGTGACGTCCAACCAGACACTCGAGATCCGTAATGGGAACTCGGCGAAGGCCGGCGACACAACGGATATCTACGCCTACTGGGGAGGCGACAACCAGGTCTTCAGACTGGATTGGGCCGGCGTCGCCAAGGTGCTGCCCAGCCCGAAGAAAGGCCTCGGAGGCCGCGAGACCAAGGTTCCGTACCTGAACGGCGCGTGGTACTACACCTGGGGCGGCGATCGGCCGGCAGACGCCCCGAGCGGAGCGGAATTCGTGCCGATGGTCTGGGGCTACTACGGCAACGCGAACAACTCGCAGGTGAACTGGCTGGCCGGAGTGAAGGGCCAGCCCGGCGTGCGGTACCTGCTGGGGTTCAACGAACCGGACAACTCGACGCAGGCCAACCTTTCCGTCGCTTACGCCCTGGAGGGCTGGCAGTATATGGTCGGCACCGGTCTACCACTGGGCAGCCCGGCCACCGTCCACGCGGACAACCAGTGGATGAAGGACTTCATGGGGGGCTGTGCGACCAAAGGCTACCGAGTGGACTTCGTCTGCATCCACTGGTACGGGGGAAACGACCCGTGGGGCTTCCTGAGCCACGTGGATTACATACACAACCTCTACGGCAAACCCGTGTGGATCACGGAGTTTGCGCCCGCGGACTGGTCCGGCAACCGTGGAATCTCGCCGGCGCAATGCGCCGATTTCGCCCGGACAGTGCTGCCGGAGCTGAATCGGCGCGACTATGTTCAGCGCTACGCCTGGTTCTCCGCCGGCACCGGAGACGCGGCCCTGGGAGCGGCCGCACTGGTAAACAACGATGGCACACTCACCGACCTTGGGCGTCTCTACGGACGCCTGTAG
- a CDS encoding LamG-like jellyroll fold domain-containing protein encodes MSKTLETALTKALPTAALAVWMLAPCHGQSLLHRYSFNGNANDSVGTAHGAVVGSVSIVPAWGANGTAIFTGGTSSSGPGYIRLPVTAVSGLQNATIEIFTANFSTPLDVYGQAGGYFQALFSVAGAYGSLTNYSILSPNRSGAGIGLGTRSDGAAENVIVSPDPLPVSYGNHVVHLVFSGFGGIGATGVAAVYLDGVKVAQGATVYSFAKVAAGAGGISVVGIGGGSPFNDPTFRGSMSEVRIYNGALNAAQIAANVAMGPGALGFTPPYTLAEAARAAQIAGGVGAAATSWEKTRLNVEIGGGSATAIDLLDALRIARRATGLESNP; translated from the coding sequence TTGAGCAAGACACTGGAAACCGCACTGACGAAAGCACTGCCGACAGCCGCGCTGGCAGTGTGGATGCTTGCGCCGTGCCACGGTCAGTCATTGCTTCACCGGTACAGTTTCAACGGCAATGCGAACGACTCCGTCGGGACCGCCCACGGCGCCGTGGTGGGAAGCGTGTCCATCGTGCCGGCGTGGGGCGCGAACGGCACGGCCATTTTCACGGGCGGGACCTCCAGCAGCGGCCCGGGGTACATCCGGCTTCCGGTGACAGCAGTCAGCGGGCTGCAAAACGCGACAATCGAGATCTTCACCGCCAACTTCAGCACGCCGCTCGACGTCTACGGCCAGGCGGGCGGGTACTTTCAGGCGTTGTTCTCCGTGGCCGGAGCGTACGGCAGCCTCACCAACTACTCCATCCTCTCGCCAAACCGGAGCGGCGCCGGAATCGGCCTGGGCACACGTTCGGACGGCGCGGCAGAGAATGTGATTGTGAGCCCGGACCCGCTGCCGGTTTCCTACGGCAACCACGTGGTGCATCTCGTCTTTTCGGGCTTCGGCGGAATCGGCGCGACGGGCGTCGCGGCGGTCTATCTCGACGGCGTCAAAGTTGCGCAAGGGGCCACCGTCTACTCTTTCGCGAAGGTTGCCGCCGGTGCGGGAGGCATCAGCGTGGTCGGCATCGGAGGGGGCTCACCATTCAACGATCCCACGTTCAGGGGCAGCATGAGCGAGGTCCGGATCTACAACGGCGCTCTCAACGCCGCGCAGATCGCAGCAAACGTGGCAATGGGGCCGGGCGCCCTCGGCTTCACTCCGCCGTACACTCTCGCGGAGGCGGCCCGCGCCGCGCAGATCGCCGGCGGGGTGGGCGCCGCCGCCACTTCGTGGGAGAAAACCAGGCTGAATGTGGAGATCGGCGGAGGCTCCGCAACCGCGATAGACCTTCTGGACGCGCTTCGGATCGCGCGACGCGCGACGGGGCTGGAATCCAATCCCTGA
- a CDS encoding ketose-bisphosphate aldolase: MIVPTRVLFEHAYGKYALGAYNINNLEQTMGLFRGNMDSKAPFIIQLSKGARSYTDKRMLEAMIRAADEIWPDALFAVHLDHGDEQACYDCIDSGFYSSVMIDGSHLPFDENIAVTKRVVDRAHAKNVSVEAELGQLGGVEEHVSVDEKNAHLTDPDEAKTFIDATGCDSLACAIGTSHGAFKFSGGQGIHFEIVEAIAKLKPRFPLVMHGSSSVPQDEVERINAAGGALKGAKGVDANQYLPAAKRGVTKINIDTDGRLVWCRVHREHFRDTPSDFDLRPPGKIFMGEYAKFIASRNVLLGSAGQIDAAREFIKANS; the protein is encoded by the coding sequence ATGATCGTTCCCACACGCGTGCTGTTCGAGCACGCCTACGGTAAGTACGCCCTTGGCGCGTACAACATCAACAACCTCGAGCAGACCATGGGCCTGTTTCGCGGCAACATGGATTCCAAGGCCCCGTTCATCATCCAGCTCAGCAAGGGCGCCCGTTCCTATACGGACAAGCGCATGCTGGAAGCGATGATCCGCGCCGCCGACGAGATCTGGCCGGACGCCCTCTTCGCCGTCCACCTTGACCACGGCGACGAGCAGGCCTGCTATGACTGCATCGACAGCGGCTTCTACAGCAGCGTGATGATCGACGGCAGCCATCTCCCGTTCGATGAGAACATCGCCGTCACGAAGCGCGTTGTAGACCGCGCCCACGCGAAGAACGTCAGCGTTGAGGCCGAACTGGGCCAGCTGGGCGGCGTGGAAGAGCACGTGTCGGTGGACGAAAAGAACGCTCACCTCACCGATCCGGACGAAGCCAAGACCTTCATCGACGCCACCGGCTGTGACAGCCTGGCCTGCGCCATCGGCACCAGCCACGGCGCATTCAAGTTCTCCGGCGGCCAGGGCATCCACTTCGAGATCGTGGAAGCCATCGCCAAGTTGAAGCCCCGCTTCCCGCTCGTGATGCACGGCTCCTCCAGCGTCCCGCAGGATGAAGTAGAGCGCATCAACGCCGCCGGCGGCGCGCTGAAGGGCGCCAAGGGCGTAGACGCCAACCAGTACCTCCCCGCCGCCAAGCGCGGCGTCACCAAGATCAACATCGATACCGACGGCCGCCTGGTGTGGTGCCGCGTTCACCGCGAGCATTTCCGGGACACGCCGAGCGACTTCGATCTTCGCCCCCCGGGCAAGATCTTCATGGGCGAGTACGCGAAGTTCATCGCCAGCCGCAACGTGCTGCTCGGCTCCGCCGGCCAGATCGACGCCGCCCGCGAGTTCATCAAAGCCAACTCGTAA
- a CDS encoding MFS transporter codes for MVDSDSNRRLQIGRYDIASFLTYAIYAAGSVVIPVSLVELARELGFSLEAGGLTAGGALQIGRTAALVCAMLACGFAAARWGIRGTLGWSILAMGAGMALCAFAPNYVMLLLALSVAGLGEGVIEGLATPFVQQLHAREPGRYVNLSHAFWSVGVFITVLAAGWLLSVGVSWRVITAGVAALSLAPALLLVIPRKGVRAEMAFADSVPAAAVWGHASAIVREPRFWRYFAAMFVAGGGEFCLTFWCASYIQLHFAAAAWAGGVGTACFAAGMMAGRIGSGWLLHQNHLRSLIIGSGAAGVVITLLLPVIGHMNWFFVVLFAAGIASAPYWPSIQSYSADRLPDTDTTMLMILLACAGVPGCGFFTWLMGFIGNHTGGLQSAFYLVPACYLALTILIATDGRTETTNAVR; via the coding sequence GTGGTTGACTCCGATTCAAATAGGCGCCTGCAGATCGGGCGCTACGACATCGCGTCATTTCTGACCTACGCCATCTACGCCGCCGGTTCAGTCGTGATTCCGGTGTCACTGGTTGAGCTGGCCCGCGAACTCGGCTTTTCGCTGGAAGCCGGAGGCCTCACGGCGGGAGGCGCACTGCAGATTGGCCGCACCGCGGCACTGGTTTGTGCGATGCTGGCGTGCGGCTTCGCCGCGGCCCGATGGGGCATTCGCGGTACCCTGGGCTGGTCCATTCTCGCAATGGGCGCCGGGATGGCGCTGTGCGCATTCGCTCCGAACTACGTGATGCTGCTGCTGGCCCTTTCGGTGGCGGGTCTGGGTGAGGGCGTTATCGAGGGGCTTGCGACCCCGTTTGTACAGCAATTGCACGCGCGCGAGCCGGGCCGGTACGTCAATTTGTCGCATGCGTTCTGGTCGGTGGGGGTCTTCATCACGGTCCTGGCGGCCGGCTGGCTGCTGAGCGTAGGGGTGTCGTGGCGGGTGATCACGGCGGGGGTGGCGGCGTTGTCGCTGGCGCCGGCCCTTCTGCTCGTGATTCCGCGGAAGGGTGTCCGCGCGGAAATGGCGTTTGCCGATTCCGTTCCAGCCGCCGCCGTGTGGGGCCATGCGTCCGCTATCGTCCGTGAACCGCGGTTCTGGCGTTATTTCGCCGCCATGTTCGTTGCGGGTGGCGGCGAGTTCTGCCTCACGTTCTGGTGCGCCAGTTACATTCAACTCCATTTCGCCGCCGCCGCGTGGGCCGGCGGGGTCGGGACGGCCTGCTTCGCGGCCGGGATGATGGCGGGGCGCATTGGTTCCGGCTGGCTGCTCCACCAGAACCATCTGCGGTCGCTCATCATCGGCTCCGGCGCGGCGGGCGTAGTGATAACGCTGCTTCTGCCGGTCATAGGGCACATGAATTGGTTCTTCGTGGTCCTGTTTGCCGCCGGCATCGCCAGCGCGCCGTACTGGCCCAGCATCCAGAGCTACAGCGCCGACCGCCTGCCGGACACCGATACCACGATGCTGATGATCCTGCTCGCATGCGCGGGGGTGCCGGGCTGCGGGTTCTTTACGTGGCTGATGGGCTTCATCGGAAACCACACCGGCGGCCTCCAATCGGCCTTCTACCTCGTCCCAGCGTGCTATCTTGCCTTGACCATCCTGATCGCCACGGACGGACGAACGGAAACGACGAACGCGGTGCGATGA
- a CDS encoding DUF4962 domain-containing protein has translation MRKPFNTPKPFGILLPATQAPANPPFVNWFPAEGAARYRVTFAGRGEPQTWETPYNFLTPPVPLEAGLFSITVEAIGSDGALIATDERQTQLEPPATGTSADLNNLHRAPGSRLFLQDADVRSILAAEGERGEWRDRLLAVADDISEELLQGPPEPESYPNGVWSFDYWKKNNSVCIALEDAIFAATVAWRLTGDDKYLAPAIRMLSHAAQWDPLGPTGLWENDHSTHAFLHAFTVAYDTFGEALPADLRSAIRASIAARCRDIYEFLNPFHMKELSCGLMGSPANNHAWFVAEAMGLGGLALWEEEPDARQWVALAAQLHTGAFFPFGDPDGGWHEGIDYWSYSLFFTFQFLDALLDATGVNLYEHPWLRKTTSFKMLAHPPAGAYVPFGDVKHHPPLAVDRLIAMRLASRHHDPGEWRYVDTIAGGAIDQRRHLPHALAWSDRGGVTREAAAVAVPARVAHYKDMGWVVVNSDPFHADDQVLFAFKSGGKHPGASGHCHADVNSFVLCVGGEKLLWDAGYYDSYESPHHSGYSRQSQAHNVLLVDGAGQLGKTRGVYGHISRCDVDGLNVAVESDASHPLVYGGLVDRFVRRASLRDCAELIVEDEIVTPHAARLSLLLHSVYPILWDPGEKTLCIRGERIELLGRLETDQPIDATITTAFEYVCNTRSALLDTFDDYPDQYHLEMKTARAVREWNPCMVFTWNGIR, from the coding sequence ATGAGAAAGCCCTTCAACACGCCTAAGCCGTTCGGCATCCTGCTGCCCGCCACGCAAGCTCCCGCCAACCCGCCGTTCGTCAACTGGTTCCCTGCCGAAGGCGCCGCCCGGTATCGCGTCACTTTCGCCGGCCGCGGCGAACCACAGACCTGGGAGACACCGTACAACTTCCTCACTCCGCCCGTGCCGCTGGAGGCGGGGCTGTTCAGTATTACCGTCGAGGCAATCGGCTCCGACGGCGCGCTGATCGCCACGGACGAGCGTCAGACGCAACTGGAACCGCCCGCCACCGGCACATCGGCCGACCTGAACAACCTGCACCGGGCGCCCGGCAGCCGCTTGTTCCTGCAGGACGCCGACGTCCGTTCGATTCTAGCGGCCGAAGGTGAGCGCGGTGAATGGCGCGATCGCCTGCTCGCCGTCGCTGACGACATCAGTGAGGAACTGCTCCAGGGCCCGCCGGAACCGGAAAGCTACCCGAACGGCGTCTGGAGCTTCGACTACTGGAAGAAGAACAATTCCGTCTGCATCGCGCTGGAGGATGCCATTTTCGCCGCCACAGTGGCATGGCGCCTGACCGGTGATGACAAGTACCTTGCGCCCGCGATCCGCATGTTATCCCACGCGGCGCAGTGGGATCCGCTCGGTCCCACCGGCCTTTGGGAGAACGATCACAGCACACACGCGTTCCTCCACGCGTTCACCGTGGCGTACGATACCTTCGGCGAAGCCCTTCCCGCCGATCTCCGCTCCGCCATCCGCGCTTCCATCGCCGCCCGCTGTCGAGACATCTACGAATTCCTCAACCCATTCCACATGAAGGAACTCAGTTGCGGCCTCATGGGCTCCCCCGCCAACAACCACGCCTGGTTCGTGGCGGAGGCAATGGGGCTGGGTGGGCTGGCTCTCTGGGAAGAGGAACCGGACGCACGGCAGTGGGTAGCTCTGGCCGCGCAACTGCACACGGGCGCGTTCTTCCCGTTCGGCGACCCGGACGGCGGCTGGCACGAGGGCATCGACTACTGGTCGTACAGCCTGTTCTTCACGTTCCAGTTCCTGGATGCCCTGCTGGACGCGACCGGAGTGAACCTGTACGAGCACCCATGGCTGCGCAAGACGACCTCGTTCAAGATGCTCGCCCACCCGCCGGCCGGCGCGTACGTGCCTTTCGGCGACGTGAAACACCACCCGCCGCTGGCCGTCGATCGCCTCATCGCGATGCGCCTCGCCTCACGCCACCACGATCCCGGGGAATGGCGCTACGTGGACACGATCGCGGGCGGAGCCATCGACCAGAGACGTCACCTGCCGCACGCCCTCGCGTGGTCGGACCGCGGTGGCGTCACGCGGGAAGCGGCGGCGGTCGCCGTGCCGGCGCGCGTGGCGCATTACAAGGACATGGGTTGGGTGGTCGTCAACAGCGACCCGTTCCACGCCGACGATCAGGTCCTGTTCGCGTTCAAATCCGGCGGTAAGCACCCGGGCGCCAGCGGCCACTGCCACGCGGACGTCAACAGCTTCGTCCTCTGTGTGGGCGGCGAAAAACTGCTGTGGGACGCCGGCTACTACGATAGCTACGAGAGCCCGCACCACAGCGGTTACTCCCGCCAGAGCCAGGCGCACAACGTCTTGTTGGTGGATGGGGCCGGCCAGTTGGGTAAAACGCGCGGCGTCTACGGGCACATCTCGCGCTGCGACGTGGACGGCCTGAACGTGGCGGTGGAAAGCGATGCTTCGCACCCGCTGGTCTACGGCGGTTTGGTGGACCGATTTGTCCGCCGCGCATCCTTGCGCGACTGCGCGGAACTGATCGTCGAGGACGAGATCGTCACGCCTCACGCAGCCAGGCTCTCGCTCCTGCTGCACAGTGTCTACCCCATCCTGTGGGATCCCGGCGAAAAGACCCTGTGCATCCGCGGCGAGAGGATCGAACTCCTGGGCAGGCTGGAGACCGACCAGCCGATTGACGCCACGATCACCACCGCCTTCGAATATGTTTGCAATACCCGCAGCGCCCTGCTGGACACGTTCGACGACTACCCAGACCAGTACCATCTTGAGATGAAGACCGCGCGCGCCGTCCGCGAATGGAACCCCTGTATGGTCTTTACATGGAACGGAATCCGATGA
- a CDS encoding Rid family detoxifying hydrolase, with protein MNKRIFEGPIKAAGAPYSPAVEANGFVFISGQVPLDPATKQIVPGGIEEQARQALSNLCGVLAAAGLSPVNVVKTTVYVTDISTYGTVNGIYAETFGTEPPARTAVAVAALPFGCQIEIEAIAVR; from the coding sequence ATGAACAAGCGGATATTCGAGGGACCTATCAAGGCGGCCGGCGCGCCGTACTCGCCTGCCGTTGAGGCAAACGGCTTCGTTTTCATCTCCGGCCAGGTGCCGCTGGATCCCGCCACGAAGCAGATCGTACCGGGGGGCATCGAGGAACAGGCGAGGCAGGCGCTGTCCAACCTGTGCGGCGTTCTCGCCGCGGCCGGCCTGAGTCCGGTGAATGTGGTCAAGACCACTGTCTACGTGACGGACATTTCCACGTACGGAACCGTGAACGGCATTTACGCTGAAACGTTCGGCACGGAACCGCCCGCCCGCACGGCCGTGGCCGTCGCGGCCCTGCCGTTCGGCTGCCAGATCGAGATCGAGGCCATCGCGGTACGATAG
- a CDS encoding GNAT family N-acetyltransferase: protein MNDEGMPVGRELLDRIARHDLALSASVADVVEELDGATLVADGRAPDLREFNHAALIRSGSDEALQRLITFFEKRKRQPAVVLDPDAPDGIAAKLSASGFKPVPSRSDLMLWNPDARHIYTAAEVYMTMATNATLNEYLRIATLEMPEPAGEQARIMLTLQFRTQGFSFWFGLFNGTAAGVCPVFVRDEMAQVGPVVVSPEYRLKGVGLALVNYLTRQSRKDGASVTYLFNDHNGPATGLCQTAGYQTVMEDARQVWVREG, encoded by the coding sequence ATGAACGATGAAGGCATGCCGGTTGGGCGTGAATTACTTGACCGGATAGCCCGGCATGACCTTGCTCTGAGCGCATCAGTGGCGGACGTGGTCGAGGAGTTGGACGGCGCCACCTTGGTCGCGGACGGTCGTGCGCCCGACCTCCGCGAGTTCAACCACGCGGCGCTCATTCGATCAGGCAGTGACGAGGCCCTTCAGCGCCTGATAACCTTCTTCGAAAAACGCAAACGCCAGCCCGCCGTTGTGCTCGATCCGGATGCCCCGGATGGCATCGCCGCGAAGCTGAGTGCGTCGGGATTCAAGCCCGTACCTTCCCGGTCCGACCTGATGCTTTGGAATCCGGATGCGCGCCATATTTACACCGCGGCGGAGGTCTACATGACGATGGCCACGAACGCCACACTGAACGAATATCTCCGCATCGCCACGCTCGAAATGCCGGAACCGGCCGGCGAGCAGGCGCGCATCATGTTGACGCTCCAGTTCCGCACGCAAGGCTTCTCATTCTGGTTCGGCCTCTTCAACGGGACGGCGGCGGGTGTGTGCCCTGTATTCGTCAGAGACGAAATGGCGCAGGTGGGCCCCGTGGTGGTTTCACCGGAGTACAGGCTCAAGGGGGTCGGCCTGGCGCTGGTGAATTATCTCACGCGCCAGAGCCGCAAGGATGGCGCGAGCGTAACCTACCTCTTCAACGATCACAACGGACCCGCGACAGGCTTGTGCCAGACCGCGGGTTACCAAACGGTAATGGAAGACGCCCGCCAAGTGTGGGTGCGAGAGGGCTGA